The Salvelinus namaycush isolate Seneca chromosome 13, SaNama_1.0, whole genome shotgun sequence genome includes a region encoding these proteins:
- the rpe gene encoding ribulose-phosphate 3-epimerase, which yields MSYSAKIGPSILSSDLACLGSECVRMMECGADYLHLDVMDGHFVPNITFGHPMVECLRNCVGPDPFFDMHMMVSRPEQWVKPMAAAGANQYTFHLETTTNAGNLIKEIRESGMKVGLAIKPGTTVEELAPWAGQIDMALVMTVEPGFGGQKFMEDMMPKVSWLRSQFPSLDIEVDGGVGPSTIHKCAEAGANMIVSGSAVVSSDDPRSVITMLRTAVSEAMQKRSLDR from the exons ATGTCTTACAGCGCAAAAATAGGCCCGTCCATCCTCAGCAGTGACCTCGCATGCCTGGGCAGTGAATGCGTCCGAATGATGGAGTGCGGAGCTGACTACCTGCACCTCGACGTTATGGACGG TCATTTTGTCCCCAACATCACCTTTGGCCATCCGATGGTGGAGTGCCTGAGGAACTGCGTGGGGCCAGACCCTTTCTTTG ACATGCACATGATGGTGTCGAGGCCGGAGCAATGGGTGAAACCCATGGCAGCAGCAGGAGCTAATCAGTACACGTTCCACCTGGAGACCACTACTAATGCTGGAAACCTCATCAAGGAGATCAGAGAGAGTGGCATGAAG gtgGGCCTGGCCATAAAGCCTGGGACCACAGTAGAGGAGTTGGCCCCATGGGCAGGACAGATTGACATGGCACTGGTCATGACTGTGGAGCCTGGCTTTGGAGGCCAGAAGTTCATGGAGGACATGATGCCCAAG GTTAGCTGGCTAAGGAGTCAGTTTCCCTCTCTGGACATTGAGGTGGATGGAGGAGTGGGTCCCTCTACCATCCACAAGTGTGCTGAG GCGGGCGCTAACATGATTGTGTCGGGCAGTGCGGTGGTGAGCAGCGACGACCCGCGCTCTGTCATCACAATGCTGAGGACTGCTGTCTCTGAGGCCATGCAGAAACGCTCACTGGACCGTTGA